The following DNA comes from Pontibacillus halophilus JSM 076056 = DSM 19796.
AGGGAGCTCGTTTTAATGAGACTGCAAAGCTACTAGACTATGGCTTTAATCAGTTCCAAACGACTGAACTCTTTGATAAGGGTTACCAGAAAGAAGACGAAGCGACTCTTCCTGTAGCGAAAGGGAAGAAAGATGAAGTTCAGGTTGCTACAAACGAAGCGTTAGAGGCTGTCATTAAAAAAGGTGAAAAAGACCAATACAATGCGGTCTATGAAATCGATGAATCAATCTTGAATGAAGATGGTAAAGTAACGGCACCTATCTCTAAAGGTGATAAAGTTGGAACGATGACTGTGGAATACACAGGTAGTGACCAATATAGCTACATCAATGATGAAGCTAAGGAATCAGTAACTATTGACCTTGTAGCACAAGAGGACGTTGAGAAATCAAATTGGTTCGTGTTGATGTTCCAATCTATATTCGGTTTCTTTGGTGATATTTTCTCAAGTGTAGTAGACACCGTTAAAGGTTGGTTCTAAGGCATATCAACTAGTGGGTTTTTTGAAGCAATTCAGTTAGAATAAAGGAAACGTTGCGTGCGTAGTCCTGTGGCTTAGTGAGCAACAATATCTTCAAGCAGAGAATAGGGGAGGTCTTTTAGTTATGGCAGTAACAGGTACAGATCGAGTAAAGCGTGGTATGGCAGAAATGCAAAAGGGCGGCGTCATTATGGATGTTGTCAATGCGGAACAGGCGAAGATTGCAGAAGAGGCGGGAGCGGTAGCCGTAATGGCACTTGAACGCGTTCCTTCAGATATTCGTGCGGCAGGAGGAGTTGCCCGTATGGCAGACCCTTCTATTGTAGAAGAAGTCATGAACGCGGTTTCGATTCCAGTTATGGCAAAGGCTCGTATTGGACACATTGTGGAAGCGCGTGTGCTTGAATCCATGGGTGTCGATTACATTGATGAGAGTGAAGTTCTGACTCCAGCTGATGAACTTTATCATATTAAGAAAGATGATTACACCGTGCCATTCGTATGCGGATGCCGTAACATCGGGGAAGCAACACGTCGTATTGCTGAAGGTGCTTCCATGCTTCGTACGAAAGGCGAGCCAGGAACAGGGAATATCGTAGAGGCGGTTCGTCACATGCGTGAAGTCCAGTCCCAAATCCGTGAGGTTGTTGGAATGAGTGATGATGAACTCATGACGTACGCTCGCGACCTAGGTGCACCTTACGAAGTACTTCGTCAAATTAAACAAGAAGGACGTCTTCCAGTCGTAAACTTTGCTGCAGGAGGTATTGCGACTCCAGCTGATGCAGCGCTAATGATGCAACTTGGAGCAGACGGCGTATTTGTTGGCTCTGGTATCTTCAAATCACAAAACCCAGCTAAATTTGCTAAAGCCATTGTAGAAGCTACTACTCATTATCAAGACTACGAGCTAATCGGGAAACTCTCTAAAGATCTCGGTGGCGCGATGCCAGGCCTTGAGATGTCTACGCTTCAAGAAGGCCAACGTATGCAAGACCGTAGCCAGTAACGCCACGACCGACACAAAGGAGAATGACCGATGGTAACGATTGGAGTTTTAGGCCTTCAAGGAGCAATTCGTGAACATGTTCAGTCAGTCGAAGAAAGTGGTGCACGTGCTGTTATTGTGAAGCGTGTCGAACAGCTTCAAGAACTAGACGGGCTCATTATTCCTGGAGGGGAAAGCACAACGATGAGAAGGCTGATTGATAGCTATGGCTTTCTTGACCTGCTTATACAATTTGGACAAGCTGGGAAACCTATTTTTGGAACGTGCGCAGGGTTAATTCTGCTAGCGAAAGAGATTGAAGGTACAGACCAGACTCATCTTGGCTTAATGGACATTCGTGTGCGACGAAATGCATTTGGTCGTCAGCGTGAGAGTTTCGAGGTTAATCTTCCTGTTAAGGGGATTGCAGAGGGATTTGAGGCTGTCTTTATCCGAGCGCCGCACATTGAATCAGTAGGTGAAGGTGTTGAAGTACTCGCAACGTATAACGACAAGATTGTAGTCGCTCAGGAAGGCCATTATTTAACGTGCGCCTTCCATCCGGAATTAACAGATGATACACGTTTAGTTCAACACTTTGTAAAAATGGTGGAAAACTATTCACAA
Coding sequences within:
- the pdxS gene encoding pyridoxal 5'-phosphate synthase lyase subunit PdxS, which codes for MAVTGTDRVKRGMAEMQKGGVIMDVVNAEQAKIAEEAGAVAVMALERVPSDIRAAGGVARMADPSIVEEVMNAVSIPVMAKARIGHIVEARVLESMGVDYIDESEVLTPADELYHIKKDDYTVPFVCGCRNIGEATRRIAEGASMLRTKGEPGTGNIVEAVRHMREVQSQIREVVGMSDDELMTYARDLGAPYEVLRQIKQEGRLPVVNFAAGGIATPADAALMMQLGADGVFVGSGIFKSQNPAKFAKAIVEATTHYQDYELIGKLSKDLGGAMPGLEMSTLQEGQRMQDRSQ
- the pdxT gene encoding pyridoxal 5'-phosphate synthase glutaminase subunit PdxT, with the protein product MVTIGVLGLQGAIREHVQSVEESGARAVIVKRVEQLQELDGLIIPGGESTTMRRLIDSYGFLDLLIQFGQAGKPIFGTCAGLILLAKEIEGTDQTHLGLMDIRVRRNAFGRQRESFEVNLPVKGIAEGFEAVFIRAPHIESVGEGVEVLATYNDKIVVAQEGHYLTCAFHPELTDDTRLVQHFVKMVENYSQTLASSN